The Gemmatimonas phototrophica region CGTGTATCCCAACTTCTCGAGCAGACCGAGGGCCTGCTCATCGAGCGCCAGCATGGTGAGCACCTTCTCGTGCCCAATGCCACGCCGCGGATCACTGTTCACGATCTCCACCAGCTGCGCAATGGTGTGCACGCCATCGCCCACTACCTTGCCGGGTTCGCGCTTGCTGACCGCGACGAGCTCACCATCCACCACCACCATGCGATGGTCATGGCCGGTGATGAAGCTCTCCACGATTACGCTGCGCGAATGCTCCTGCGCGCGCGCAAAGCCGGCCCGCACATCATCGGCGGTGGCCAGTCCAATGCTCACGCCGCGACCGTGGTTGCCGTTGTACGGCTTGGTCACCACCGGATACCCAATGCGTTCGGCGGCGGCCACCGCACGCTCAGCCGTTTGCACCAATCGCTGACGTGGTACCGGTAACCCCAAGTGCGACAGAATGCGGTTGGTCTCTTCTTTGTCCGACGCCAGCTCCACCGCAATGTGCGACGTGCGCCCGGTAATGGTGGCCTGAATGCGCTGCTGACGCACTCCGTAGCCGAGCTGAATGAGGCTCTGCTCGTTGAGACGCAGCCACGGGATGTCGCGGTCTTCGGCGGCCTTGACCAGGCTGGCCGTGCTGGGTCCCAGGGCCCGTCGCTGCGCGTAGCGAATGAAGCCATCGCGGCGTTCGGCCAGATCGAACGACGGATCAAACGACGCACTGCGCAGCTCTGCCGGGAGGAGCGACTGCAGCAGATCCAGCGCCACATCGGTGGCTTCCAGCCCCACGTCTTCCTGTTCGTATTCGAACACCACGTCGTACACGCCGGCCTGCGTGGTCTCGCGGGTCTTGCCGAACGTGACATGGGCGCCCGCCACATTCTGCAACTCGATGGCGACATGCTCCAGCACATGCCCCAGCCAGGTGCCGTCGTCTTCGGTCATGCGGCGCACGAAGCCCCCCGGCTCACCGTACGAGCAGCCGTGTTCGCGCAGGCCGGGCAGTGCGTCCAGCAGCGCCGACACGAAGTCGTCGCCAAGTTTGACCGTTGGCCACGCTTCCAGCACTCCGAGGTCAAGCACCAGCCGAATGACAGGAAAATGTGCGTAGTGGCTGGGCCCTACGTATACGGAGCGATCAAGAATGCGCATGGCCTAACGCGGCAAAAGGGAGCTACACAGCGCATGCCGCGGCGGGTACCGCGACATGCGTGTGCAGGTTGTACGTCGAGCCGGCGCTCAGCACCGTGATGCGCATACCTACCACTTCAATCGGTTCACCAGGTACCGCGTGCGCCACCGAGCAGTACTCCACATGCGTGGGGTCCACGATCGTCACGGCACCGGTGCCCATGATATCCACCGTATCGTCAGGACCAATGAACGCCGCGGTGTCTTCGTCTACCCCGAGGCCCAGGCAGAACGGATTGTAGGCAAGTGCCGTGAGCAATCGTCCCAGCCGATCACGCTGGCGGAAATGCTGATCGACAATGATGCGGTTGCTCAGCCCCAACCCGGCACACATGTGCACCATGCCCACGCGGGGCGTACTGCCTTCGTCGCCCCAGGCAATCATGTGCTCGCTCATGTACGCGGCACCGGCGCTGGTGCCGGCAATGGGAACGCCGTTGGCGTTCAGCTCACGCAGCAAACGCGCCACGGGAGTGCCCCCTAAAATGCTCGAGAGCTTGAGCTGACTACCGCCGGTGAGAAACACACCGGTCGCGTCGCCGAGCCACTGCAGCCAATCCTGGTCGTCGCAATCCGAGCGACGCTCGAAATTGAACGCCTTGGCAGCACGCACGCCCTGCCGCTGGAAGATGCGCTCGTAGTACGCCCCCATATCCGGCTCACTGGAGGCGGTGGGGATAATCGCAATGCGGGCCTGGTCGCCTCCCGCCAGAGCGATGAACCGCTCGATGATGGCGGGCGACATGAGCTTGCCGCCAATGGGGATGATCCAACCGCGCATGCGATGGGTCCGTGGAGATGGAAAAGGAGCGCTGCTGCTCAAAGCTAACGGCGGCGGGGGCCTCCGGGTAACGTTCAGCATGCTCGTTCTTCTCAAAAACTGCACCGTATTTGCCCCGCACCCCCTTGGCCAGCAGCATCTGCTGATTGCCGGCGAACGGGTGGTGTGGATGGGCCCTGATCTGGCAGCCCTCCCGCCCGCGCTGAACGCGGAGGTGGTGGACCTTGCCGGCACCGTCGTAGTCCCCGGGCTGGTGGATGGCCATGCCCACCTGAGTGGCGGCGGTGGCGAAGCGGGGCCCCAGAGCAAAGTGCCGGCGCCCTTCCTGAGTCGCTACACCAGCGCCGGTGTTACCACCGTGGTGGGGGTGCTGGGCACTGACGATACCACGCGCACCACCGGTGAGCTGGTGACGGCCGCCAACGGTCTGGTCGCCGAGGGGCTGTCAGCGTGGTGTCACACCGGCGGGTACCACGTGCCACCGGTGACACTCACCGGGAGCGTGCGCGGCGACATTGCGTTTGTGGACCGCATTATTGGCGTGGGTGAGGTGGCCATTGCCGATCATCGCAGCAGCCAGCCAACAGTGGCCGAGCTGCTGCGGCTGGCGAGTGAGGCGCATGTGGGAGGCCTCATGAGCGGCAAGGCCGGCGTGCTGCACCTGCATGTGGGCGATGGGCTGCGCGGGCTGGCGCAGATTCGCGAGATGCTCTCGGAGAGCGAGCTGCCGCCGCGGGTGTTCAACCCCACGCATGTGAACCGTCGCAAGGCGCTCTTTGACGAGGCCGTGGCGTTGGCGCGGGCGGGGTGCGTGGTGGACATCACCGCGTTTGACGTGGGCAAGGACGAAGATGCCTGGAGCGCCGCCGATGCGCTGGAGCGCTACTGGGCCGCGGGCGCGCCGTTAGCCAACGTGACCGTGAGCAGTGATGGCGGCGGGTGTCTGCCCACCTTCGACGCCAACGGTCGTGTGGTGGCCATGGATGTCGGCGATGCCGGCACGCTCTGGCGCACCGTGCAGACGCTGCGCGAACGCGGCCACGCATTGGAGCAAGTGCTGCCGCCGTTCACCAGCAACGTGGCGGATTTGCTACGGCTGCCACGCAAGGGGCGCCTTGCCGTGGGGCATGACGCGGACCTGCTGGTACTCGACAAGAGCGGAGCGATTTGCGATGTGATGTGCCGCGGCGCGTGGCATCAGCGCGACGGGAAGACCGTGAAGCGGGGGATGTTTGAGGGGGGTGCGGAGTAGTATCCGCGACACCGTCGTGAAAACCGAGCACTGAAAACTCCAACTGACAACTGAAAACTCGAACTGAGAACTGAGAACTCCCGCCCCTAACGAGTAGTCGGCAACGTGCACAGCCGACGGGATCGCGAAAGAGCCGAGAAGTCCTCAGTTGTCAGTTCGAGTTTTGAGTTGTCAGTCCAAGTTTTCAGTTGTCAGTCAACTACCTCAATGCTTCATCCCCGTATTGCACCCTTCCTCGAGCACCTCGAAGGCGTCGTGCAATCCCTTCATGGCGGCCTTGAGCGCGGCGTCATCGGCCTTGCTGTTCACCAAGGCCTGCACCTTGAGCGTCTCGCCAGTCAGTCCGGCCTGAGCCTTGGCGATCGCGGGCTTCTGGCAGGCTGCTGGCGCCTTGGAGGCGGCGACGGCCTTGGCCGAGGTCACCATGTCGCCAATCATGCCGCGCGTGGGGGCCAGATCGTTCTTGTCCTTGGCCGGGTGCCAGGTGGCCATCATGAGCATGTGATAGGCGTCGAGCTCCTTCCAGCCCTCCGCCTTGGCCTCCTTGCCCCCTTCCATCTGCTTCATGTGCTCGGCGTGCATGGCGGCATGATCCATCTGGCCGGCGGGCTTCTTGGCCGGGGGCTGCTTGTCCTGCGCCTGGGCCGAGGCGGCCAGGGACAGGCTCAGGGCGGTCGCCAGGGCGAGTGTGGTGCGAATTACCATAGGGAGATGAGTTCCAGGTGGTGAGGTTTCCGGGCTCAGCCGGGGAATGCATAGCTGCATCTTACCCAACGTCGGCCGAGGGCGCATCGTAGTCCTTCTGGTACCCCCGCGTCCCCTCCAGTTCCGGGGCGTCCGGCGGCCGGTTCCGGCTGCCCCTGCACACTCTCCACCCGTCCCCCGCATGCCTCTTCTGCCAACGCTGCCGCGCCTGGCGCGCGCGAGCCGATGGTCCGCCGCCCTGCTCGTGGCGGCCACCCTCCCGCTCTCGCTGCAGGCCCAGTCGCGCACCACGCCCAAACAGTTCTTCGGGCACGACATTGGCGCCGACTACGAGCTTCCCAATTACTCGAAGCTCCATCAGTGGTTCATCACGGTCGCCAAGGAAAGCGACCGCGTGTCGCTGGATACCATTGGCCTCACGGAAGAAGGCCGGCCGCAGGTCATGGCTATCGTGACGAGCCCGGAAAACCACAAGAAGCTCGCCCGCTACAAGGAAATCGCCTCCAAGCTGGCCAAGGCCGACGGCATCGACTCGGCCGCCGCGGCCGCGATGGCCAAGGAAGGCAAGGTCATTTTCTGGATTGACGGCGGCCTGCACGCCACCGAGGTACTGGGCGCGCAGCAGCTCATGGAAACACTGTGGCAGCTCTCCAGCCGCACGGACGACGAAACGCTGCGCATTCTGAACGACGTGGTCATTCTCATGGCCCACGCCAATCCGGACGGCATGGAGCTCGTCACCAACTGGTACATGAAGGAAGGCGACAAGCTCAAGCGCACCACGGCCACCATTCCGCGGCTGTACGAGAAGTACGCGGGGCACGACAACAACCGTGACTCGTACATGAACGCGCTGGCCGAAACGCGCAACATGTCGCAGCAGCTGTTCGTGGAGTGGCACCCGCAGATCATGTACAACCACCACCAGACGGGTCCTACGGGCACCGTGATGGCGGCGCCGCCGTACCGGGATCCGGCCAACTTCTGGTTCCACCCGGCCATGATCACGGGGCTCGACCTCGTGGGTGCGGCGCTCAATCACCGCTTTGTGCTGGAGCACAAGCCGGGACTCACCTTCCGCGCCGGCTCCAACTACAGCACGTGGTGGAACGGCGGCCTGCGCACCACCGGCTACTATCACAACCAGATCGGTATCCTCACGGAGACCATTGGTAACCCCACGCCCATGCGCGTGGCGCTGGTCCCCGATCGCCAGGTGCGGTCGGCCGGATTGCCCATGCCCATCGAACCGCAGGTGTGGCACTTCCGGCAGTCCATCGACTACTCGGTGAGCGCCAACTACGCCTTCCTCGACCTCGCGTCACGCTATCGCGAAACGTTCCTGTTCAACCGCTGGGTCATGGGTCAGGATCAGATCAAGGCCGGTGGCAAGGACAACTGGACCATCTCGCCCAAGCGTGTCGCCTCCATGGTGGAAAAGATCACCAAGGACCGTGGCACCGTCGCCGCCGAAGTGCGTGCCGGTGGGCCGCGCGGTGGTGGGCAGGCGCCCAGTGTTGGCAGCTCGGTGGCCAACGATCGCTACATGGCCGAACTCAAGAAGCCGGAGAATCGTGACCCGCGCGCCTATATATTGAGTGCGTCGCAGAACGACTTCCCCACGGCCACCAAGTTTGTGCGCGCGCTGCAGTACTCGGGCATTGATGTGCACAAGGCGTCGGCGGCGTTCAGCGCCAACGGCAAGCAGTTCCCCGCCGGTTCGTGGGTTATCAAGACCGACCAAGCGTTCCGTTCGCACGTGCTCGACATGTTCGAGCCGCAGGATCACCCGAATGACTTCCGCTATCCGGGTGGCCCGCCAATTCCGCCGTACGACAATGCCGGCTGGACGCTCGCCTTCCAGATGGGCATTCAGTTTGAGCGTGTGCTCGATGCCGTCAGTGGTCCGTTCGAGAAGGTCAACGGCATCACCGCCATGCCGGCCGGTACGGTGGCCAAGGGCAAGGCGGGCTACTTCATTCACGCCAGCGTGAACGACGGCGCCACGGTGGCCAACCGCCTGGCCAAGGCCAAGGTGAAGGCCTCGCGCATTCCCACCGAGTTCAAGGACGGCAGCACCACGTGGCCCGCGGGCTCGTGGTTCGTTCCCGCTGGTGGCGCAGCCGACAAGGTGGTGGCGCAGGCTGCGACCGACCTTGGGGTGAACTTCGCCGCCGCCAACGGCAAGCCATCGGGGCTGCAGCCGGTACAGCCTCTGCGTATTGGTCTCATTGACCGCTACGGCGGCAACATGCCCACCGGCTGGACGCGCCTCATTCTCGAGAAGTTCGAGTTTGGCTACACCACGGTGTATCCGCAGGAAATCGACGCCGGCAACCTGAAGGCCAAGTATGACGTGCTCGTCTTCACCGACGGCATGTTCAGCGAAGCGGGCGCCGGTCGTGGCTTTGGCGGCTCCCCCGACACGACGCTCATTCCCGCCGAGTACCGCAAGGAGCTGGGTCGGGTGTCAGCGGAGAAGTCGGTGCCGGCGCTCAAGGCGTTCGTGGAAGCCGGTGGCCGGGTGCTCGCCATCGGGTCCTCCATTGGACTCGGCAAGGCGATGGGGCTCCCCATCGAGAACTACCTGGCCGATGCCAATGGCCGCGCTTATCCGGGCGAGAAGTACTACATCCCCGGCTCGGTGCTGGAAGTGAAGCTCGATACGTCGGCCACCATTGCCGCAGGCATGGCGCCGCGTCCGGCCGTGATGTTCGACAACAGCCCGGTGATGAAGCTGGGTCCCGATGCAGCAGCAAAGGGCGTGAAGCCGCTGGCCACCTTCGATACGGCCACACCGCTGCTCTCGGGGTGGGCGTGGGGCCAGGAGCTGCTCAAGGACGGCGTGGCGATGGCCGAAGCGAACATGGGTAAGGGCACGATGTGGATGTTCGGCCCGGAAATTCTCTTCCGTTCGCAGGCGCACGGCACGTACAAGCTGTTCCTGAACGCGCTGGACGGCGGCTTCAAACGGCCGGTGAAGGCGATGCAGTAACCGCCGACGGGAGCCCCTGCTTCCGGGCGACTTAAAACCCAAGACCCGAGCCCAGAACCCGGAACTGATCAGTTCCGGGTTTTGTGTTTGGGTCATGGGTTGTGGGTTTATTTTTTGACGCATGGCTCTCACACTCCGTTCTGCCGCCTCCGGCGCCGCGAAGCTGGCGGGTATGCTCGTTCCGGTTGGCCTGGGCCTTGGCGCCAGCAAACTGGCCTCCCCCTACATGCCTGGCTTCACGGAGTGGGTGAATACACTGGGGCCCTGGGCCCCGGTCGCGTTCGTGGTGGGGTACATCGTGGCCACGGTGTGCATGATGCCGGCCTTTCTGCTCACCATTGCCGGTGGTGCGGTGTTCGGCATGCTGAAGGGGTCGGTACTGGTGCTCATTGGCTCCACCATTGGGGCGGCCATTGCGTTCACACTGGGGCGCACCGTGCTGCGCTCATGGGTCGCGGCCCAGATTGCCAAGAACCAGACGCTGCAGATCGTGGATCGAGTGGTGGGCCAGGAAGGGCTCAAGCTCATGTTCCTGCTGCGCCTCTCCGGCATCGCGCCGTTCGTGCTCACCAACTACGCCATGGGTGTCACGTCGGTCTCACTCACGCACTTTCTGCTGGCGCTGCTGGGAATGCTGCCCACCATTGCCACCTACACCGCGGTCGGGCAGTCGGGGGCGCAAACGCCCGGTGCCGGCGCCATTCCGTCGTGGATTCTGTGGATGGGCATCAGCGCGGCGGTCATTCTCGCGGTGACCATCACCCGCATTGTGCAGAAGGCATTGCGCGAAGCGCAGATGCGCCACGACATGGAGCGCCTGGCAGAGATGAGATGAACGGCACCACGGATAGGAACCGTTGCCGTTTTCCGGCAGCTTGCCCGATTCCTGTATTCACCGAAACGTCATCTTTTCAATTGGCTGACGTAATGCATTGCCCATGACCGGTTAACGGTCCGGTCCCATGCTATCTCCTCAACCTATTGCGGAGGTAGTTCATGTTCTCCACGTTGATCGAATCACGGGCGAAATCGCCTCGCCGCACCGCCGGCAGCATTGCCTCGGTTACCCTGCATGCCGCGGTCGTGGGCGCGCTGGTCGCCGCCACCGCCAACGCCACGGTGCGCACAGAGAATGACCCGGCCGAAACACGGGTGATCTTTCAGACCACCCCGCCGGCGCCACCACCACCGCCCGCCGCGCCAACGAACGTGCCGCGTGTGTACACCAACAGTGCCCCCGCCCTTGGTGCGCCGTCGCTCAACATTCCCATTGATATCCCCACCGGCATTCCCCCGGTGGATCTGTCGCGCGCGGTCACGAACGCCGACGATTTCTCCAAGGGCATTCGTGGGGTAGGCACCGGCATTCCAGGTGGGAATCAGTCGGCCACCAATGCCGACTACTACTTCGAAGGGCAGGTGGAGAAACCGGTCATGACACTCCCGGGCACGGCGGGCCCCCTCTTCCCGGAAATGCTGCGCTCCGCGGGGGTGATGGGGCAGGTGCTGGCCGAGTTTGTGGTGGATTCCACAGGCCGCGCCGAGATGGGCACGTTCAAGGTGCTCAAGAGTGATCACGAGCTGTTCACCAGTGCCGTGAAGCAGGCATTAATGCGGATGCGCTTTTTGCCGGCCGAGGTGGGCGATCGGAAGGTGGCACAGCTGGTGCAGCAGACGTTCCAGTTTACGCTCAATCGGTAGTAATCCTCCTGGTGCTCTGATAGGCTGGCACTTTTTAGAAGCTCTCACGGAGGGCACGGAGGGACGGAGGGCACTGAGCCGACCCCGCGAAAATCGTGGAGTAGGCTCCGTGCCCTCCGTTCCTCTGTGACCTCTGTGAGAGCTTTTGCTTTTTGCCCCCCGCACGAATCGATGCGCCGCGGCGTATGTTTTCGGCTGGCGATGCATTGGGCATCGCACATCCTTCCGGTGCTGGCCTATGCGTTCGACCACATCACTTTTCATTGGCGCACTTATGCTAAGTGCCTGCCGCAGCTCGTCTACTCCCGTATCCGCAGCGAGCCCCAGTGCCATTCGCGTGGGGCCCGAAAAGGGATCGGTGCTGGTGGTGGGTGGTGGTCAGCAGGGCCCCGAAATCTTCGCCAAGTTCATTGAATTGGCGGGCGGCCCCGACGCACTCATTGTTGAGGTGCCCACTGCCGGCGATGACTCGATTGACGTGAGCACCGTGGGGCGCGGGCTGCGCGCGGCGGGAGCCAAGAACCTGGTGGTGTATCACACCACCAGCAAAGCCGTGGCCGATGCCGACAGCTTCGTGGCCAAGATCGCCAATGCCCGCGGCGTGTGGTTTGGCGGCGGTCGGCATTACCGTCTGGTGAACTCGTACATGGGCACCAAGAGCCAGCGCGCTTTTGAAGCCGTATTGGCGCGTGGCGGCGTGGTGGGTGGCTCTTCGGCGGGTGCCAGCATACTGGCCAGTTATCTCGTGCGCGGGGCGCCGTCGAGCAACAACCGCATCATGAACCACCCGGACTATCTCACCGGCTTTGGCTATCTGCGTAACACGGCGGTGGATCAGCACGTGGTGGCGCGCGAGCGGCTCGCCGACCTGTACGACTCGCTCACCATTCGGCGTCGCGATCTGCTGGCCATTTCAGAAGATGAAGGCACGGCCTGGGTGGTGCGTGGAGATACCGCCGAACTCATTGGGCGCAGCAAGGGTTTCGTGTACAACAGCCGCGAGCTCACCGACCAGGGCAAGCCATTCATGACGCTGTTGCCGGGCGACAAGTTTGATCTGGGGGCACGTCGCGTGCTGTCGCGGGCCGCGTCGGCATCGCGTCTCGATGGCCCTTTTCTCGACGATGTCTTTGGCGTCTACAGCAACGGGGTGCGCGGTGGCGCCGCCGTGCTGGTCGCGCGAGAAGGCAAGGTGCTGCTCAATCGCGCGTATGGCATTCCCATCCAGCCGCGCTTCACGCCTGAAACCTCGGTGCCGCTCTTTGATCTCGGTCGCCTGAGTGGCGTGTTGAACGCCGCCTTTGTGCCCGATAGCACGGGCCGACTGTCGGCGGCATCCATTCGCCGCGTACAGGGCATTGGTGGCATGCAGCGCGCGCGCTACGATAGTGTGCAGCTCACGTGGCGGGCCAACGTGGATGACTTGTATCGCTTTGAGCTGGGGCGGTTTGTGGTGAGGCCCGGGGCGCGCGACACCAACACGCCCCCGGCGCCGTTCAACATTGAGACCGTGAACGGTCAGGTGCGTCACGCCGTGTACGGCACCGACGACGGCATGCGCAACGCGTGGGTGCGATACCCCGCCGAGCGGTTGGTGATCATGGTGCTGACCAACGACAGCACAGCGGATGCCCGGGCCATGGCGCAGCGGGTGGCGGAACGCGTGTTGACGCCGCGGTGAGCATACGTCGAATGCCACGCGTGATCATCGCCCGTTCCACCCTGTTGAGTGCATCGCTCGCGACGTCGCTGTGCTTCGTCAGTCATGCGCTCACCGCACAGTCATCGCCCAATGCGGCCCCCTTTGTGGTGCCGGCATGGGCTTTCCCCACTTCGCCGCCGCCACCGAAAGGCACGCCACCGGTGGTGTACGACAGTGTCACGCTTCATGGCGTACCCAACTCCACGCAGCGGTACACGAGGAAGCAGGTCGCCAACGCCTTCGACATTCCCGACTGGTTTCCGCGGCAGCACCCCGCCATGCCGTCATCGGTGCAGTATGGCGTACGCCCTGACGGACGCGCGTGCGGGTTTTGTCACCTGCCCGACGGACAGGGGCGCCCGGAAAACGGCACGCTGGCCGGGCTGCCGGTGGAGTACACCGTACGGCAGGTGCGGGCCATGCGGGACGGCACCCGTGGGCACGCCAATCCTTCTGGCACCGCCAATCCGATGATCTCGGTGGCCAAGGGTTTTGCCGACGACGAGGTGCGCACGGCGGCACGGTATTACGCGCGCCTGCGCCTCACGCGTCGCAACATCATTCGCGAGGTGGCCGACGTACCCACCACACGCATCGCCGGCCTGCTCTATGCCTTGGATGGCACCGGCACGGAGCCCATCGCCGGTCGACTCATTGAGGCGCCGGAGTCCATTGAACGGCACGAGCTGCGCGATCCATGGGTGCGCTACACCACCTACGTGCCGCTGGGGAGTCTGGCCCGCGGCCGGCGCCTGACGACGCCAGGTCCCGTTGGTGCCCCCACCAACTGTGCCACCTGTCACGGCCCACAGCTGCTCGGCGTTGGAGACGTGCCGCCCATTGCCGGTCGCGCGCCGTCCAACCTGCTGCGGCAGCTCATCAACTTCCGCACGCGCGCGCGCCGCGATTCCACGGCGACGCCCATGTATGCAGTCGTGGATTCGCTGACCATCGACGACATGGTCGCTCTTGCGGCCTATGTCGGTTCCCTGCCCCCTTCGCGCTCGCCGAGGAAGTAGCCATGCATCGTGTTGGTATGGTCCGTGTTGTGCCCGTATTGCTCGGGTGTGCGCTCGCGGTGAGCAGCAACACCCTCGGCGCACAGGCGAAGCCCACCGCGCAGTTTTCCGTCGTAGAAGCCAGCATTCCGCAAATGCAGGCGGCGCTCGCCGCCAAGCGCGTCACGTCGCGTCAGCTGGTGGAGCAGTATCTCGTGCGCATAGCCACCTATGACCAGCGGCTGCACGCAAGCATAACCGTGAACCCGCGCGCGCTGCAGGAAGCGGACGCCCTCGATCGGGAACGGGCGCAAGGCAAAGTGCGGGGGCCGCTGCACGGCATTCCGGTGGCACTCAAGGACAACATTCACACCGCCAACATTCGCACCACCGGCGGCGCGCTGGCCTTTGCCGACTTGCTGCCGCCGTACGACGCCACGCTCACCAAAAATCTGCGCGACGCCGGCGCAATCATCATCGCCAAGGCGCAACTGACTGAGCTGGCCAACTGGGTAGCCTCGGGGATGCCGGGCAACTACAACGCCGTCAATGGTCAGGGGCTCAACCCGTGGGATGCGCGCCCCGATCCGCGCGTAGGGCTCGACGACGGACGCGCCGTGATGGGCACCGGCGGTTCGTCGAGTGGTGCCGGCACCAACGTGTCGTTCTGGGCCGGGAATGTGGGCACCGAAACGTCGGGCTCCATTCTGTCGCCCTCGCACGCCAACATGCTGGTAGGCATCAAGCCCACCGTGGGGCGCATCAGCCGGTACGGCGTGATTCCCATTACCGCCGACCAGGACACCCCCGGCCCCATGACGCGCACGGTGGCCGATGCCGCGATCATGCTGGGCGCCATGGAAGGGGCCGCCCCCGATCCCAATGATGCCGCCACCAAGGTGTGTACGCCGCCGGCCAACCGTGACTACACCCCGTTCCTCAAGGCCGACGCGCTCAAGGGCGCGCGCATTGGCATTCCGCGCGCGTTCTTCTACGACACCATCACCTCGGGCGGCAGCAGCACGCCACGCGGTGGTCTCACCGCCGCGCAACGCACCGTGATGACCGAAGTGATTGCCGTGCTCACGGCGCAGGGCGCCACCATTGTGGATCCGGTGGTGATTCCCAGCATCAGCGCCAAGAACGCCGACGACAACTTGCTCGACTGGAACCCGTGCAGTGGGCTCGAACAGGCCCGCGGACGTGATGCGAATTGCTCGGTGGTGCTCAAGTACGGCATGAAGCGGGACTTCAACATCTGGGTGGCCTCACTTGGGAGCAAAGCGCCACTCACGTCGTTGACCGCGTTACGGCAGTGGAACATTGCCCATCA contains the following coding sequences:
- a CDS encoding TVP38/TMEM64 family protein, producing the protein MALTLRSAASGAAKLAGMLVPVGLGLGASKLASPYMPGFTEWVNTLGPWAPVAFVVGYIVATVCMMPAFLLTIAGGAVFGMLKGSVLVLIGSTIGAAIAFTLGRTVLRSWVAAQIAKNQTLQIVDRVVGQEGLKLMFLLRLSGIAPFVLTNYAMGVTSVSLTHFLLALLGMLPTIATYTAVGQSGAQTPGAGAIPSWILWMGISAAVILAVTITRIVQKALREAQMRHDMERLAEMR
- a CDS encoding M14 family metallopeptidase, which encodes MPLLPTLPRLARASRWSAALLVAATLPLSLQAQSRTTPKQFFGHDIGADYELPNYSKLHQWFITVAKESDRVSLDTIGLTEEGRPQVMAIVTSPENHKKLARYKEIASKLAKADGIDSAAAAAMAKEGKVIFWIDGGLHATEVLGAQQLMETLWQLSSRTDDETLRILNDVVILMAHANPDGMELVTNWYMKEGDKLKRTTATIPRLYEKYAGHDNNRDSYMNALAETRNMSQQLFVEWHPQIMYNHHQTGPTGTVMAAPPYRDPANFWFHPAMITGLDLVGAALNHRFVLEHKPGLTFRAGSNYSTWWNGGLRTTGYYHNQIGILTETIGNPTPMRVALVPDRQVRSAGLPMPIEPQVWHFRQSIDYSVSANYAFLDLASRYRETFLFNRWVMGQDQIKAGGKDNWTISPKRVASMVEKITKDRGTVAAEVRAGGPRGGGQAPSVGSSVANDRYMAELKKPENRDPRAYILSASQNDFPTATKFVRALQYSGIDVHKASAAFSANGKQFPAGSWVIKTDQAFRSHVLDMFEPQDHPNDFRYPGGPPIPPYDNAGWTLAFQMGIQFERVLDAVSGPFEKVNGITAMPAGTVAKGKAGYFIHASVNDGATVANRLAKAKVKASRIPTEFKDGSTTWPAGSWFVPAGGAADKVVAQAATDLGVNFAAANGKPSGLQPVQPLRIGLIDRYGGNMPTGWTRLILEKFEFGYTTVYPQEIDAGNLKAKYDVLVFTDGMFSEAGAGRGFGGSPDTTLIPAEYRKELGRVSAEKSVPALKAFVEAGGRVLAIGSSIGLGKAMGLPIENYLADANGRAYPGEKYYIPGSVLEVKLDTSATIAAGMAPRPAVMFDNSPVMKLGPDAAAKGVKPLATFDTATPLLSGWAWGQELLKDGVAMAEANMGKGTMWMFGPEILFRSQAHGTYKLFLNALDGGFKRPVKAMQ
- the iadA gene encoding beta-aspartyl-peptidase gives rise to the protein MLVLLKNCTVFAPHPLGQQHLLIAGERVVWMGPDLAALPPALNAEVVDLAGTVVVPGLVDGHAHLSGGGGEAGPQSKVPAPFLSRYTSAGVTTVVGVLGTDDTTRTTGELVTAANGLVAEGLSAWCHTGGYHVPPVTLTGSVRGDIAFVDRIIGVGEVAIADHRSSQPTVAELLRLASEAHVGGLMSGKAGVLHLHVGDGLRGLAQIREMLSESELPPRVFNPTHVNRRKALFDEAVALARAGCVVDITAFDVGKDEDAWSAADALERYWAAGAPLANVTVSSDGGGCLPTFDANGRVVAMDVGDAGTLWRTVQTLRERGHALEQVLPPFTSNVADLLRLPRKGRLAVGHDADLLVLDKSGAICDVMCRGAWHQRDGKTVKRGMFEGGAE
- a CDS encoding cyanophycinase, with product MGPEKGSVLVVGGGQQGPEIFAKFIELAGGPDALIVEVPTAGDDSIDVSTVGRGLRAAGAKNLVVYHTTSKAVADADSFVAKIANARGVWFGGGRHYRLVNSYMGTKSQRAFEAVLARGGVVGGSSAGASILASYLVRGAPSSNNRIMNHPDYLTGFGYLRNTAVDQHVVARERLADLYDSLTIRRRDLLAISEDEGTAWVVRGDTAELIGRSKGFVYNSRELTDQGKPFMTLLPGDKFDLGARRVLSRAASASRLDGPFLDDVFGVYSNGVRGGAAVLVAREGKVLLNRAYGIPIQPRFTPETSVPLFDLGRLSGVLNAAFVPDSTGRLSAASIRRVQGIGGMQRARYDSVQLTWRANVDDLYRFELGRFVVRPGARDTNTPPAPFNIETVNGQVRHAVYGTDDGMRNAWVRYPAERLVIMVLTNDSTADARAMAQRVAERVLTPR
- a CDS encoding c-type cytochrome — encoded protein: MPRVIIARSTLLSASLATSLCFVSHALTAQSSPNAAPFVVPAWAFPTSPPPPKGTPPVVYDSVTLHGVPNSTQRYTRKQVANAFDIPDWFPRQHPAMPSSVQYGVRPDGRACGFCHLPDGQGRPENGTLAGLPVEYTVRQVRAMRDGTRGHANPSGTANPMISVAKGFADDEVRTAARYYARLRLTRRNIIREVADVPTTRIAGLLYALDGTGTEPIAGRLIEAPESIERHELRDPWVRYTTYVPLGSLARGRRLTTPGPVGAPTNCATCHGPQLLGVGDVPPIAGRAPSNLLRQLINFRTRARRDSTATPMYAVVDSLTIDDMVALAAYVGSLPPSRSPRK
- a CDS encoding cyanophycinase; this translates as MRGWIIPIGGKLMSPAIIERFIALAGGDQARIAIIPTASSEPDMGAYYERIFQRQGVRAAKAFNFERRSDCDDQDWLQWLGDATGVFLTGGSQLKLSSILGGTPVARLLRELNANGVPIAGTSAGAAYMSEHMIAWGDEGSTPRVGMVHMCAGLGLSNRIIVDQHFRQRDRLGRLLTALAYNPFCLGLGVDEDTAAFIGPDDTVDIMGTGAVTIVDPTHVEYCSVAHAVPGEPIEVVGMRITVLSAGSTYNLHTHVAVPAAACAV
- a CDS encoding energy transducer TonB; protein product: MFSTLIESRAKSPRRTAGSIASVTLHAAVVGALVAATANATVRTENDPAETRVIFQTTPPAPPPPPAAPTNVPRVYTNSAPALGAPSLNIPIDIPTGIPPVDLSRAVTNADDFSKGIRGVGTGIPGGNQSATNADYYFEGQVEKPVMTLPGTAGPLFPEMLRSAGVMGQVLAEFVVDSTGRAEMGTFKVLKSDHELFTSAVKQALMRMRFLPAEVGDRKVAQLVQQTFQFTLNR